Proteins from one Penicillium digitatum chromosome 2, complete sequence genomic window:
- a CDS encoding Acetyltransferase, producing MVPVSVFPFRVGEISNKRVKLIPFNPDQHCEAFFRISSLDPEIYQHLPILPPASAIELKSRFHSNSTSDILSFSNPESFAFAIIDKTRPPSAEDPEGELAGTVSFIRTSPTNLCTEIGFIVILPPYQRTHVATNAVGLALQLAFKFPENGGLGLRRVHWSASTMNLASARLAQRMGFEKIGIIPWHMRFVKGKINGKVGHGRELPPGGDPEDLWRDTLSLGLAWDQWENGARERAAKAMER from the coding sequence ATGGTTCCAGTCTCCGTCTTCCCGTTCCGCGTGGGAGAGATCTCCAACAAACGTGTCAAGCTTATCCCCTTCAATCCAGACCAACACTGCGAAGCATTCTTCCGCATATCCTCGCTCGATCCCGAGATTTACCAACACTTACCCATACTACCGCCAGCTTCAGCAATCGAACTCAAATCCCGATTCCACAGTAATTCAACAAGTGATATTCTATCCTTCTCTAATCCAGAGTCGTTCGCCTTTGCCATTATAGACAAGACACGGCCGCCATCTGCTGAGGATCCGGAGGGTGAACTAGCTGGCACTGTGAGCTTTATCCGCACATCACCGACGAACCTGTGCACTGAGATTGGATTTATTGTCATTCTGCCTCCGTACCAGCGAACCCATGTGGCGACCAATGCTGTTGGGCTCGCTCTACAGCTTGCCTTTAAGTTTCCGGAGAATGGAGGCCTTGGATTACGCAGAGTACACTGGTCGGCTAGCACGATGAACCTTGCTAGTGCTCGACTTGCGCAGAGGATGGGATTTGAGAAGATCGGGATCATACCGTGGCATATGCGGTTTGTGAAGGGGAAGATTAATGGGAAAGTCGGACATGGTAGGGAGTTGCCGCCTGGAGGTGATCCGGAGGATTTGTGGAGAGACACACTGAGTCTTGGTCTGGCATGGGATCAATGGGAAAATGGCGCGAGAGAAAGGGCGGCGAAGGCGATGGAGAGATGA
- a CDS encoding Pyridoxal phosphate-dependent transferase, major region, subdomain 2: MGDYIPEVAADPVPTPSEKQVNITSIKPSSGVLYHQLQNEPLNIVGGRGSYLITEGGLEILDATCGAAVSCLGHSDERVHEAILDQLKKISYCYSMFFTNNAAESLAKLLVDSTGGKMSRAYIVSSGTEAIEAAVKMAIQYFTELPIPEPQRVNIISRKSSYHGNTLGSLAVGHHASRRRIYESLLSKNIHHVPQCYPYRRMNASESTEDYVARLAQELEDEFQRLGPSTVCAFIAETLPGATLGCVPPLPGYLKALKAVCERHRALFILDEVMSGMGRTGTLHAWEQEDVVPDLQTIAKGLGAGYAPIAGLLINKHVVDTLNKGTGAFVHSQTYQGHPVACAAAFKVQQIIQEDNLLTNVREMGEHLGQRLHKRLDSHPHVGDIRGRGLFWAIEFVLDKETKEPYPPSKALSRTLHATGLKPEHAISLMPGNGGIDGVNGDHIILAPPYSTTREEIDLIVDRTARVIQELLG; the protein is encoded by the exons ATGGGGGACTATATACCAGAAGTGGCAGCAGATCCAGTACCTACCCCATCCGAGAAGCAGGTCAACATCACTAGCATCAAACCATCCAGTGGAGTTCTTTACCACCAGCTGCAAAATGAGCCCTTGAACATTGTCGGCGGTCGAGGAAGCTACCTGATAACCGAGGGTGGTCTGGAGATTCTGGATGCGACATGTGGAGCGGCTGTATCCTGTCTGGGTCACAGCGACGAACGTGTCCACGAAGCGATCTTGGACCAGCTGAAGAAAATTTCCTACTGTTATTCCATGTTTTTCACCAACAATGCTGCGGAAAGTTTGGCAAAACTTCTGGTGGACTCAACTGGAGGCAAGATGTCTCGGGCCTACATTGTGAGCTCGG GTACCGAAGCTATCGAAGCTGCTGTGAAAATGGCTATTCAGTATTTTACAGAGTTGCCCATTCCCGAGCCTCAGCGGGTGAACATCAtttctcgaaagtcatccTACCACGGAAACACCCTCGGGTCGCTTGCTGTTGGACACCATGCCTCCCGGCGGAGGATCTATGAAAGTCTTCTTTCGAAGAATATTCACCACGTGCCCCAATGCTATCCCTACCGCCGGATGAATGCGAGTGAAAGCACCGAGGACTATGTCGCAAGACTCGCCCAAGAACTGGAGGACGAATTCCAAAGGCTTGGCCCCAGCACTGTCTGTGCATTTATAGCCGAGACACTGCCAGGTGCT ACACTTGGCTGTGTCCCCCCATTACCTGGCTACCTCAAGGCACTCAAAGCCGTCTGCGAGCGACACAGGGCGCTCTTCATTCTAGACGAAGTCATGTCCGGCATGGGCCGCACGGGAACTCTCCATGCCTGGGAGCAAGAAGACGTCGTCCCGGATCTTCAAACAATTGCCAAGGGACTCGGTGCCGGCTATGCCCCGATTGCTGGACTACTCATCAACAAGCACGTCGTTGATACTCTGAACAAGGGCACCGGCGCTTTTGTCCATAGTCAGACATACCAGGGCCACCCGGTCGCCTGTGCGGCTGCATTCAAAGTGCAGCAGATTATTCAAGAGGATAACCTGCTAACAAATGTGCGGGAAATGGGGGAACATCTGGGTCAGCGTCTTCATAAGCGTTTGGATAGCCACCCCCATGTTGGTGATATTCGAGGCAGGGGATTGTTCTGGGCT ATAGAATTTGTCCTAGATAAAGAGACGAAGGAGCCATATCCGCCTTCAAAAGCGCTTTCTCGGACACTGCACGCGACAGGCCTCAAGCCTGAACATGCGATTTCGTTGATGCCAGGAAATGGTGGTATCGATGGTGTTAATGGCGATCATATCATTCTGGCGCCGCCTTATAGTACTACTCGTGAGGAAATTGATTTGATAGTCGACCGAACTGCTCGGGTTATCCAGGAGCTTCTGGGATAG